The following proteins are co-located in the Acidobacteriota bacterium genome:
- a CDS encoding STAS/SEC14 domain-containing protein, which produces MSTLDIKGIAFKEKAAGKILEVMLTGKLEKEDYKAFAPEVDRLVKKHGKLRVLCVMEDFHGWTAGALWEDVKVDLKHFNDIERLALVGDKKWQKGMAVFCKPFTTAEVRYYEKPRLADARRWIEEGLAS; this is translated from the coding sequence ATGAGTACTTTAGATATTAAAGGCATAGCATTTAAAGAGAAAGCCGCCGGGAAAATCCTGGAAGTCATGCTGACGGGCAAGCTTGAGAAAGAAGACTACAAGGCCTTCGCCCCCGAGGTCGATCGCCTGGTCAAGAAGCACGGCAAGTTGCGCGTCCTGTGTGTGATGGAGGACTTTCATGGCTGGACGGCGGGAGCGCTGTGGGAGGACGTCAAGGTCGACCTCAAGCACTTCAACGACATCGAGCGGCTGGCCCTGGTAGGCGACAAGAAGTGGCAGAAGGGCATGGCCGTCTTCTGCAAGCCCTTCACCACCGCCGAGGTCCGTTACTACGAGAAACCCCGGCTCGCCGATGCCCGTCGCTGGATAGAAGAGGGACTCGCGTCCTGA
- a CDS encoding HNH endonuclease signature motif containing protein has translation MAAGKRPPNTDEQGLPFPQEVIGRVWAKGSPIKGISPKLRRRDVCGAIIDRASFGRRKTPFGWEIDHILPVSKGGGDDLDNLQPLHWMNNRSKSDDHPDWECGLEAS, from the coding sequence ATGGCCGCAGGCAAACGTCCGCCCAATACCGATGAGCAGGGCCTTCCTTTCCCCCAGGAGGTCATCGGGAGGGTATGGGCCAAGGGCAGCCCCATCAAGGGAATCTCTCCCAAGTTGCGCCGTCGCGATGTCTGCGGAGCCATCATCGACCGCGCCTCCTTCGGTCGCCGCAAGACTCCCTTCGGCTGGGAGATCGACCACATTCTTCCCGTTTCCAAAGGCGGCGGAGACGACCTCGACAACCTCCAACCCCTGCACTGGATGAACAACCGCAGCAAGTCCGACGACCACCCCGACTGGGAGTGCGGACTAGAAGCGTCTTAG